A window from Nitrospira sp. ND1 encodes these proteins:
- a CDS encoding CBASS oligonucleotide cyclase: MAREHVNHSDLVRFAQEKVNLPKDRADAYRTQARGLRDKLENYLNEHPDFTLKKMMLSGSLAKGTALRTLNDIDVACYISGADAPNDVAALLQYLAERLRKAYPNFSPDQVKAQTYSVTVSFRGTGLDVDVVPILYTGDPQWRGNLVSQDDGSFLETSIPLHLDFTRKRKDAQETHFAQTVRLIKFWAQKMKRENQDFRLKSFMIEMILAHLSDKGLKFSDYPEALQHFFTYVAKTNLHERIVFEDYYKSSQVGSFKEPVQIIDPVNAKNNVSRLYTTTQVTAIVDAALDAGDAVEAALRAPTKQETVYYWQKVFGSTFQI; the protein is encoded by the coding sequence ATGGCAAGAGAGCACGTTAATCATAGCGATCTCGTACGATTCGCACAGGAGAAGGTAAATCTTCCCAAAGACAGGGCCGATGCATATCGCACTCAGGCACGCGGCTTACGAGACAAGCTCGAAAACTACCTGAACGAGCATCCCGACTTCACACTCAAAAAGATGATGCTGTCCGGAAGCCTTGCCAAGGGCACGGCGTTGCGTACCCTAAACGACATTGATGTTGCCTGCTACATCAGCGGCGCAGATGCGCCTAACGATGTCGCAGCCTTGCTTCAGTATCTCGCCGAACGTCTACGTAAGGCGTATCCGAATTTTTCTCCGGACCAAGTGAAAGCCCAAACATACAGCGTCACGGTATCCTTTCGGGGAACAGGGCTAGACGTTGATGTCGTGCCGATTCTCTATACTGGAGACCCCCAATGGCGTGGCAATCTTGTCAGCCAGGATGATGGCTCTTTCCTTGAGACCAGCATCCCGCTCCACCTTGATTTCACCCGCAAGCGCAAAGACGCACAGGAAACTCACTTTGCACAGACTGTGCGGCTGATTAAATTTTGGGCACAGAAGATGAAACGTGAGAACCAAGACTTCAGGCTTAAGTCCTTTATGATCGAAATGATTCTGGCCCATCTTTCCGACAAAGGTCTCAAGTTTTCCGATTACCCGGAAGCGCTGCAACACTTCTTCACTTATGTCGCGAAGACCAATCTCCATGAGCGCATCGTGTTTGAGGACTACTACAAATCCTCGCAGGTGGGTTCATTCAAGGAGCCTGTACAGATAATCGATCCGGTCAATGCCAAGAACAATGTCAGCCGGCTCTACACCACTACACAGGTCACTGCAATCGTAGATGCGGCCCTGGATGCGGGCGATGCTGTTGAGGCAGCTCTGAGGGCCCCCACCAAACAAGAAACCGTCTACTACTGGCAGAAAGTCTTTGGCTCAACATTTCAGATATAA
- a CDS encoding helix-turn-helix domain-containing protein, translated as MTTTYHEGAAMGTIGSRIKYLREKRDWTQDRLAQEAGVSKSFISEVENDRRNPSSEKLLEIADVLGASLDFIMKGEGQNSDGPPTPVTIPRELAEAAEEMHWPYRNVVAVLDAWNSLIARRNPEGKPQMTRKSWIDFYNKVRAHLD; from the coding sequence ATGACAACCACATATCACGAAGGTGCGGCGATGGGGACAATCGGTTCGAGAATTAAGTATCTCCGGGAGAAGCGGGATTGGACGCAAGATCGCTTGGCTCAGGAAGCAGGTGTCAGCAAGAGTTTCATTAGCGAGGTGGAGAACGATCGACGTAACCCGAGTTCAGAAAAGCTGCTCGAGATTGCCGATGTCCTCGGAGCTTCTCTTGATTTCATCATGAAGGGCGAGGGACAGAATTCTGACGGCCCTCCGACACCCGTCACGATTCCCAGAGAACTGGCCGAGGCAGCTGAAGAAATGCATTGGCCCTATCGCAACGTAGTGGCTGTTCTCGATGCATGGAACTCGCTCATAGCCAGACGAAATCCAGAGGGGAAGCCGCAGATGACACGAAAGAGCTGGATCGATTTCTATAACAAGGTACGAGCACATCTCGACTAA